cataaatatatttatttgattATATATATTTGATATATAAAAGTGGCTGGATGGtaatacagaaaagaagaaacagataGCAAAACCAAGTGTTTTAGAGATGGAATTTCTAGAAATGGTGGTACTTCCACTCTGAATTTATCAGATAGTTCTGAGAATCTCATCATTAGTTATCAAACTTTAACTGATTTTGTGGTATTGGTCTCTGACCAGCTGCacagaactgtatttttttcaggttaGTTCATCTGTTAGACTGATACTGATTTGTGCTTTTTTGACTACTGACTTCCAATTTCACCACTTGTTGCAGAGCATTTGCAGTTGATAGATTAATCAGTCACTTCATTTTTTGTAAGCTTCTGGTCTTTCATTGCCTGATAACTTGCAAATCACAGTGTAATCTGTCATTATTACTCACTCTATGCCATTAGTTTTAGGAAAGTTtctaatttacattttaattatttgttttaagtTTGATTtaagtttggatttttttattttcatggtgTTCTTTAGAaattacacatttaaaaaatcttatgCTAATAGATTTATtagcataaatatatttatttgattATATATATTTGATATATAAAAGTGGCTGGATGGtaatacagaaaagaagaaacagataGCAAAACCAAGTGTTTTAGAGATGGAATTTCTAGAAATGGTGGTACTTCCACTCTGAATTTATCAGATAGTTCTGAGAATCTCATCATTAGTTATCAAACTTTAACTGATTTTGTGGTATTGGTCTCTGACCAGCTGCacagaactgtatttttttcaggttaGTTCATCTGTTAGACTGATACTGATTTGTGCTTTTTTGACTACTGACTTCCAATTTCACCACTTGTTGCAGAGCATTTGCAGTTGATAGATTAATCAGTCACTTCATTTTTTGTAAGCTTCTGGTCTTTCATTGCCTGATAACTTGCAAATCACAGTGTAATCTGTCATTATTACTCACTCTATGCCATTAGTTTTAGGAAAGTTtctaatttacattttaattatttgttcttCTGCTATTGTAAAAAATCTTGTGAGACAAATCCTCAAAATCTTTTGAAGAATAGGAGCTAAAACACTAATGCGCAACACTATAAAGATGCAATACCTGCAGTGCAATCTATGTCTTTCAGAAGtgatgaaaaaaagcaaatttttaggttttttctaTATATATACAATACATGCAAGAGTAAACatacttttttatcttttcatttcaCTACCAGTGTATCTTCTGTGGATTCATGCAAGCAGATTTAGAACTTTTAAATTATGGAATGCGAATTGCAATTAAGTATATGCTTGGAGTTTTTATACTGTTATGTGTTATTACTTTGAttcctcctttattttaaatctttcaaATTCTACAGAAATACTATTTCcatctttgaatatttttgtatatatatatatatatatatatatatatatatatatatatatatgccatctttttcttcctagtcacttcttaaattaaattagaagtCAATAGTAAACTTCCACTTTTCTatctctgctgtcccctcacatgtgttttatttcattcctgGTCACAGTATTGAgtctttaaaactttaaaatcaaaactgcGGAATAGGGTCCcatcttccttttcatttctgctctggaattttaaaaattttcactattctgttaaaatgttttaatgacaACTATGAAACAATAGCATGGAGCTGAGTTTTAGACAGGAAAGTGTACCAAGAAAATCTGGAAAGTTGgggaggtttttttcattttaccatTTGTCGCATATGCATACTTTTGTTATGTCAGTTGTAGAggttttaaaactgtttttctgttaGGGAGTCTCCAGCCCTATTAATAAGTTGTACTGGAGTCAATTCCTCCTTCCAtgagaaatgtttaaatataattctcctttttttgagTGTATTGGGAATTGATGAAGACTGAAATGTCTTAAGACCTGGTGCAGGGCAGACTGCCTTTGCTGGCAACGTTCATGCTGGGCATGGGCTTAGGGCAGGGTGAGGGTCAGGAAAAGGGTGAGGTGTCAGTGCAAAACAAAGAGCAGGAACCCAGTGTTAGGAGGGCTGTGAAAAAGCCTCCAAGGGAAGGTGAGGACTGCCACTCTGGTGAGAGCCAGAGAGAGTTGGATGTCCCATTAGCTGGATTCTGGTTAGAGCTAGTGTGAGTATGGCTAGTTAAGATTAGCCATACGTGCAGGACAAAAACTTGAACTGTTCAAGCTAAGCCAGGTAATGCAGGATTATGGAATTCTTAGTATAACTAAGTAGTACGTAGTAAGTGAGACTACCACTTGTAGGACTTGTAGGACACCAAGTATTAGGGCTGTACAAAAGCTGACTGATAATAGGCTGAAGTGTAGTAAGCAGATGTTTCCTTAGATGCCTTAGGAATTGACTTAATGAGTGAGCCTTAGCAATGCTACTGGGATGACTACAGAATTTAAATATACAGCAGGACTTCTGAAAAAGGATACATCATTGGGGCAGGGTTGATTTGGGAGTGAAGGGCCATGTGACAAACCAAGCTTGGCCACTCCCAGAGGGATATGACTCCCACATTACCTTCAGTGTCTTTGATGCTGTTGGCACAATTGTCCAGCAGCATCCTTTTGTTGGTGGTGCAGCTCCTCATCTCATGTGCAAGGACAGAGTGGCCACACAGGGCTTGATCCTGCACCTGATACTGTCTTTTACCTCCTCTTCAGCTCCTGATCTCCAGCTCCATTGCTAAATTTCTGTGGTGGTAAGAGGAGAAAGCTGCTCACAtcagcacctgcagctgcagaaagtgttccagagaggagaaggcagagcttGAGAGTACTGCCAGTGTGGGCACTTCTCTCCCatcacagctggcagcagggatttACCTTGCCATTTGTTTCCACTCAGCATCTTCAGCCTCTCTCATACAGCTCTCATCCAGCTCAGAGAACAAGTCATGAGGGATGTGCTGCTCATCCTACTTGGTCCTGAGGATGAACTGTACCCACTGGAAAGGGGTGTCTGGGgatagaagaaaaaagttcCATCCTGTTACTGTGGCTATTGTGCTCACATTCAAAGTGGGCATCAGATGTGCACCAGTTCAGCCATTATTATTGGGCTAGACCCTTACCCCTAGGTCTGTGCAGGCTTGCCCAGAGCCATGGAGGAGAAACATCTCTTTCACCTCTACATAAGGATAGATTGCTTTCTTCCCCCatacttctatttttaaaggcaGGAAGATGTGTTTAACTAAATTACGCACTTAAACTGCCCTAAATTTAATAAATGTCTGGAAAAAGGTCATCTTACTAAACAGTGCCACTTTCCCTCAGAAGAACAACTAGCCACATGGACCTGCCTGCAGAAGACCTCACATAGTGCCCACATAGCCCCAAGGAGATTAGTGAGTGATATGGATTGTTGTAGTAGTAGTCCTGCTCTGTCAGAGCAAAGGCCTTCTCTTTCTGATGCTTCCAGCTATGGGGTTCATGATGCCAGTGGCTGTGCCTGACCGGTGGTATCTGCACACCCTTGCACAGGATTCAGAGGTCTGCAAAAAAGTGGCATCTGCTTTTGATATTGGGGAGCCAGCTGATACAGAAACCACAGTTAAATCAGTGCATCCGTCCAAGGAGGAAATAACACCttctcttgatttctttttcactgtatcCCTTAATGGTGCACTCCTGTTGTTTGTTCAAAGTCCATTTTGCTCCAGCTTTGCAACTAGTGCTGGCAGCAAGTGTTCCTGAAATCGTGAAACCTCTTCTCAAATTTCATCTTTGGCCGAACAACTCAGATTTGTTCATGACTCagcaggttgtttttttttttttttaatatttgcatgGCACAAGGTGTCAAGATCAAATCAGCCCTATGATAATGAACTCAAgaacaaataagaaaatgacAGACCAATGTCTGCAGCCATCACATCATTCTTCTGACCTCTCCAAGTTAGGAGAGCCTCTGTGAGAAATCAAACTATCCAGCCCTGTGGTGAAGGCTCACACCAGAGCTGGGGAGACTTTCCCCCTTGGTTTAAAAgctataatattttttaaagcctgtGGAAATAACAGTGTTTGTTCATTTAGTATCACAGCACATTTTGCTGCACATGCTGTAACATTGTGCAACAGCCGTAGGGACTTTGTGCAATGGACAAACCCACAACTGTGGTGGCCTTTCTACCAGGATCTCAGACACCTCCCTTCCAACGTCTCATACTGAATATTGACAGCATTGCTCATCATTCCTCAGTTAGTTGCTGCCTCTTCAGCTGTATAGCAGGGGGAAGGTACAAGCTGGGCTGCGTGTGTACAGCTCTCTTACATCCTCCCAGGCATCATCCACCTCTGCGTCCATGCAAGTCCATCACTGTCACACCTCGGCATGGCTTCTCCTCCAAAAACACAGACCTGTAGTTTTTCCCATACCCATATAAAACAGCCTGTAGTATCACCTATATTGTATGCAGTGGGAATCTGAAAGTATTTGTTACAGAGGGAGAGTCTGAGAGTTTCAAACCAAAAATAAGTTTCCTACCCTGTTcctaaggggggaaaaaaaaggaggagcaggagggagggggagtTTCCAAACTGGGggaaatataaaaaacaaagcaaaaccaaaaacctgcTGTTTTGATCACAACAACTTTCAATGTTCAAACATCACACCGGCAGGCCTCCTTAGATCACACTTGGCAGTGGGACGTGGCCATCAGCAACAAAGGCCCTCAAGAATCTGCAAGGGTAAAACTTTTGAAACTGTGCCACACGAGGTTCAGGCTTCCCTTGGTGCAAACACACTTTCCGGGGAAAACCTTTATcctctttttattctctttttttctttttttgtcccttttttctccttttttttctcttttttttttcctctttttttctcatttctctttcttttttttctttttttttatccttttctctattttttctctttttctctatttttttcctttttttctccttttccttctgcaaaagCCAAAGGCCTAGAGCTCATGCCCACTTCACCTGAAATACCGCTGTTGGCATGGCATGAAAAGCATTTCTGCCTTAAAAGCCAAAGAACTACAGcaacaaactgaaataaatatttttatttctcttttcccctgtaaccaaggcaggggaaggggattACCAGATTTCCTGagttcaaagaaacaaaaacccagcCTCATCTCGTGCTCAAGTCAAATGGCAGCTTGAAGACAGGCAGCCTGGAGCCTAAGGCATGCTAGGGAGGGATTGACTGGCTGCAGTTCAGGCTGCAGTGGACCACAACCCTCTCCGGACTGGGGCAGTGGCTGCTGATCCAAAGGTAGCCTCAGTGCCAAAGGCCCACTCTGTCCTGCCCACACTCCTCCTCCACATGTGTGCAATGGCTGATGGTGACAGTTGCTGTAGAAATAAAGTGGTATATTTTCACAGATAGCCATGTATGCAGTCCCACTCATTCTGCTGTGTGAGCCAAGGCCTCCCTGAGCTGAGATTTGCAAAATGCAGCTGTGGGCAGGCAAGTCAAGCCCAAAGGGAAAGGGTCCCTCCAAAGGGCTGGAACTGCTCACTCAGAGAGGAGGACAAGGGTGTAATGGAATAAGGGAACACAGGTCCTAGAGGCTTCCAGCTCTTGGGGACAGCAACTGTAAATGCAGTGTCTTAGGCTTCTGACACATGATCCATCTGTCTATGTGCTGTACAGCACACTAGGGAACTTGAAACTGGACTCTGGATATCCCTGAACTTCATCAAAGGAAAGCTAAGAAAACTGGAATTTGGTAGTCAAAGAAAGGAACTTATTGGCAGTAACTGAAATGGCAGTTCAGTGCACAGCCTCTGCTGTACCTCTCGAAATAGGGGTAAGCTGTTCAGCAGTCCAGTGGAAACAACTAAATAAACAGGCTCAACTGTAAAGGGGCTCTGGCTTCTTGATGGAAAATGACTTTTAATTAGAATTCCTCATAGTTAATTTCTAAACAACACCAAAAGAGCTTAGGcattgagactttttttttttcttaaggcCTTGAGTTACATTTGTTTAgttgatttttctgtttcaagcaAAGCAAGTGAAAACAATTTCacaaattgtttttaaaaatcagaatgtgTGTTGCTTTTGATTGTTGTTGCTGCAAATTCTGTAGGATTTTTTGATGACAAGTAAAATCTTGTATCATTGTCAAAgtactggcacaggttgcctgcccagagaagctgtggatgccccattcctgttATCATTTgaggccagcttggatgggactctgagcaacctggtgtagtggaaggcATCCATGTGCATGGCTGGGGTTTGAAACTAGTCGATCCTTAAGGTACTTTCCAATCCAGACCTTGCTGTGGTTCTGTGGCTCTATGTTGCCTTTTCCCCTGCCTTCCAGAGGCCAGCACCATGCCCAGAACATGGAACCAGTCCCTCTGTGACATCAGCTCCAGGGCCAAGGgcactgcagcagtgcagatTCTGTGGCACTACGTTGGCAGCTGCACTGGAGGTGACAAGTCCTCTCTCCTTGCAGCTGACTTCTGTTTCTGACCACAATGATTTTGCTGTGCATCCTCATCCTTCTGGCTCTGTGCAGGCCTGCACATGGCACCTGTGGGTAAGTAGCCCCAGGCTTGACCTGAGGGGACCCCGGCTAAGGCTTAGGGGGTTCCCTGTGGATGCCCGCTTGCCACCTGTGTCCATACCAGTTTCCAAAACCCTGGGCAGGAGCCTCAGTTTATCACCAGTACCCCGGTGGCTGGCACCACTTGTCTACGGGGCTCAAGCAGAAACAGGCCGACATATGCACACTCCAGGCAGTTCCCTGGCCCCGCTGGATTTGCAACCAAAGCCTTGTGGAAGCCTTCTCACAGGACAGTAATGACTTTCTGCTTACAGACAGACCTGTGGTCTCCGGCCCATGGGTACTACCCTCGGCTCAACACGTGTTGTGGGTGGCACAGATGTCATGCCAGGGATGGGAGCCTGGGCAGGCATTGCCAGTGTCCGTTGCTACTGGAACCCACCAGTatctgtgcatgtctgtggaGGGACCCTCGTCAGCGCACAGTGGCTCCTCACAGCTGCCCACTGCTTTGTCAACATCACAAAGTAAGGAGGACCTAGGTACAGGGATATCCCCATACCACCAGTGCATGCTATTCCCATCCCATTTCCTTGCAGTGTGCCTAGTGCCTTGACATTGCAGGGCCCAGCTGAgacactgctcagggagaagaGTGGGCTCATGCCGCTGCTTCCTAGCAGCCTCCAGCTTAACACATCTTGAGTCTTTCTTTCACTCACTATagtccttttttcctctctgcctcagGAAGCAGAAGGCAGGGAAGTGCTGGTCTGTCACAGCACATGATTCTACTCCCTCTCACCCCTCTCTCCATCTGCCTTCCAGTCCCCTCAGTGAGTGGGCCATCGTGCTTGGGGCCACCTCGTTGGGCCAGTCAGGCCCTGATGTGGAAGTGCGCCGGATTAAGCAGCTGATCATTCATGAAAAATATACTCCTGAACTTGAGTATAATGACATCGCCTTGCTGGAATTGGACCGGCCAGTCCGGTGCAGGTCTTCCATTCAGactgcctgcctgcctggtCCTTCAGTGAAAGTATCGGAGCTGAAAAACTGTTAtgttgctggctggggtgaCAGAATTGTAAAATGTGAGTTTCCATAAAGGACCTGTGCCCTGAGGGCAAGGCTGGCACACAAGGGAGGGATGTATGGGGCTTCCTGACAGCAGAGGCCAAAATGAGAGTTGGGCTATGGGATATATGCCTCTGGAGACATGGGTCTGGCCTGCTGCCCAACGCCAGACAACAGTGACACAGCAATCCAACAGCTCTCTAGAGGCAGAGCTAAGCCCTAGGGAAGGACTTCAACACACAGACCAGAAGAATaggcaaggagctgctgggaactcattcctttccctgctcacagcaTCAGGTAGAGATGTCCTGCAGCAGGCCAAGGTCCAAGTCGTCGATAAACAGCTCTGCAACAGTAGCGAGTGGCTGCAAGGGTATATCTACGACTTCCACGTGTGTGCTGGGCAAGGCGGTGTTGGCACCTGCCAGGTAGGAGCGTGCTATGAgtcccccagcccccagcagtgtgggcagcCCCCCATCACACCACCCAAGCACAGTCCAGCACCTGCTTTCCCTGGTCAGTTGCTCTCaaagccccagctctgcaccacCACTGGAGCTTCCACCCCCTTTCCCATCTGTGGGTCCTTGCTCCAGTGAGGTCCAGATGCCAACCCTGAAACATCCACACACAGGGGAGACAGAGAGTCTCACCTAACAGGCCCCCAACCTGCTCCCAAGGGTGTCAAGGTTCTGCAGGTCCCAGCAATTGAGCAGAGCCTTGCTCTGCCAGGAATCCAGTTCTGGCAAGGGCTGGGAAAATAAAGGAGCCAGCTAACTGCTGACAGGGGCAAGCAAAAGCACCTTaatcctctctgctctgcttcaggGTGACAGCGGGGGGCCTCTTGTCTGCCAAGATAAGCGTGCTGGCTTCTTCTGGCAAATTGGTGTGACCAGCTGGGGAGTAGGCTGTGCCAGACCTAAACGGCCTGCAGTCTCCAGCTCCACTCAGTACTACTACAACTGGATCTGGACCACAATGGGAAAAAGGCCAGCACCAGCAGTTACTCCAGCGCCAGCACCAGCGCCAACATACACCGCAGCCCCCCTGCAGACAGTAACTCCAAGACCAACACAACCCTGTCCATTTCCACGTGAAAAGCTGCTGCAATTCTTTAATCTGCTGAAGGATATCTTGCGTTacctaaaggaaaaaatgttttgaactGCAAAATGGACCACCTGCAGTTCAGACGAAAGTGGACCACAACCCTTTCCTTCTGTGttatattaatttgaaattcattaaactgaattaaattttaaattgtaagaagaaaaaaaaaaaaaaaaaaaagagacctgTATTTTCTGCTCTGAGAATACTCTCCATCCAAATTTTATAAAATCCTACTGGCTTGATAATTGCCCAAGCAGCCTTTAACTCAGGGAACCCTTCACCCTCATCTAGGAAGAATTTGGCTTCACACTCCCTTCTGTACAGATCAAT
This sequence is a window from Vidua chalybeata isolate OUT-0048 chromosome Z, bVidCha1 merged haplotype, whole genome shotgun sequence. Protein-coding genes within it:
- the LOC128781771 gene encoding acrosin-like; protein product: MILLCILILLALCRPAHGTCGQTCGLRPMGTTLGSTRVVGGTDVMPGMGAWAGIASVRCYWNPPVSVHVCGGTLVSAQWLLTAAHCFVNITNPLSEWAIVLGATSLGQSGPDVEVRRIKQLIIHEKYTPELEYNDIALLELDRPVRCRSSIQTACLPGPSVKVSELKNCYVAGWGDRIVKSSGRDVLQQAKVQVVDKQLCNSSEWLQGYIYDFHVCAGQGGVGTCQGDSGGPLVCQDKRAGFFWQIGVTSWGVGCARPKRPAVSSSTQYYYNWIWTTMGKRPAPAVTPAPAPAPTYTAAPLQTVTPRPTQPCPFPREKLLQFFNLLKDILRYLKEKMF